From Streptomyces sp. TLI_053, a single genomic window includes:
- a CDS encoding non-ribosomal peptide synthetase, whose protein sequence is MTTIQDRPLPGLLPGLSVAYGRPHRDGAVLDLFTSWARRTPNAPALIDGGLTLSYAELDRLADGIAGQLAGRVRPGDLVGLCLDHSAALVAATLAVARLGAVHLPLGPRPGERRLRAVAEQLRPACLIGDPALLPPAHRDGRHHPVTAPGATGIVAAFAGESDGAEAVRAPRGTQYTVLTSGSTGLPKAVAVGQTALGALLTWYRELTGLGPGDRHSLLIGVAFDPHLMELWAGLTSGAALCVAPEAVRWDPVALTDWWRTAGITVGVLPTPLAEPVLDRPWPADLPLRHLTVGGDRLRRTPGPDVTATVHNAYGPAEATVTTTVHSMVPGAGHGTGAPPIGRPVPGAIVLVTDENGRALPRGEAGELRIGGQGLAIGYLDEGLTAERFVSAPDDLEGTDRVYRTGDRVLMRADGVLEFLGRLDDQVKVSGVRIEPAEVEAALERDPRVRRAAVVARPAQVGGAQLIAFAQPVTGGTPVDGAELLAAVRPWLPEQAVPSALRLVDGFPLDANGKIDRAALLKAEEAEAQQGAARPAGAGADAAATPTEWTLLRICAGLLGRTDLGPSDNFLDAGGTSVTAARLLAALEEEFEVRLRAPSLLRQPDLRAVARLVDERRPGAVTD, encoded by the coding sequence ATGACCACCATCCAGGACCGGCCCCTGCCCGGCCTTCTGCCCGGCCTCTCCGTCGCCTACGGCCGCCCGCACCGCGACGGCGCCGTGCTCGACCTCTTCACCAGCTGGGCCCGCCGCACCCCGAACGCGCCCGCGCTGATCGACGGCGGACTCACCCTGAGCTACGCCGAACTCGACCGTCTCGCCGACGGGATCGCCGGGCAGCTGGCCGGAAGGGTCCGCCCCGGCGACCTGGTCGGCCTCTGCCTCGACCACTCCGCCGCCCTGGTCGCCGCCACCCTGGCCGTCGCCCGGCTCGGCGCCGTCCACCTGCCGCTCGGCCCGCGTCCCGGCGAGCGCCGGCTCCGCGCCGTCGCCGAACAGCTGCGCCCCGCCTGCCTCATCGGGGACCCGGCGCTGCTCCCGCCCGCCCACCGGGACGGCCGGCACCACCCGGTCACCGCTCCGGGCGCGACCGGGATCGTGGCCGCCTTCGCCGGGGAGAGCGACGGCGCGGAGGCCGTCCGCGCTCCCAGGGGCACCCAGTACACCGTGCTCACCTCCGGCTCCACCGGCCTGCCGAAGGCCGTCGCGGTCGGGCAGACCGCGCTCGGTGCGCTGCTCACCTGGTACCGCGAACTGACCGGCCTCGGCCCGGGCGACCGGCACAGCCTGCTCATCGGCGTCGCCTTCGACCCGCACCTGATGGAGCTGTGGGCCGGCCTCACCTCCGGCGCGGCGCTCTGCGTCGCCCCCGAGGCCGTCCGCTGGGACCCGGTCGCGCTCACCGACTGGTGGCGCACCGCCGGCATCACCGTCGGTGTGCTGCCCACCCCGCTCGCCGAGCCGGTGCTCGACCGGCCCTGGCCCGCCGACCTGCCGCTGCGCCACCTCACCGTCGGCGGCGACCGGCTGCGCCGCACCCCCGGTCCGGACGTCACCGCGACCGTCCACAACGCCTACGGACCGGCCGAGGCGACCGTCACCACCACCGTGCACAGCATGGTGCCGGGCGCCGGGCACGGCACCGGCGCGCCGCCGATCGGCCGGCCCGTCCCCGGCGCGATCGTCCTGGTCACCGACGAGAACGGCCGCGCGCTGCCGCGCGGCGAGGCCGGTGAACTGCGGATCGGCGGCCAGGGCCTGGCCATCGGCTACCTCGACGAGGGACTGACCGCCGAGCGCTTCGTCTCCGCGCCCGACGACCTCGAGGGCACCGACCGGGTCTACCGCACCGGCGACCGGGTGCTGATGCGCGCCGACGGCGTGCTGGAGTTCCTCGGCCGGCTGGACGACCAGGTCAAGGTCAGCGGAGTGCGGATCGAACCGGCCGAGGTCGAGGCCGCCCTGGAGCGCGACCCCCGGGTGCGGCGCGCCGCCGTGGTCGCCCGCCCGGCCCAGGTGGGCGGCGCACAGCTGATCGCCTTCGCCCAGCCCGTGACCGGGGGCACCCCGGTGGACGGCGCCGAACTGCTGGCGGCGGTGCGGCCCTGGCTGCCCGAGCAGGCGGTGCCGAGCGCCCTGCGGCTGGTCGACGGCTTCCCGCTGGACGCCAACGGCAAGATCGACCGGGCCGCGCTGCTCAAGGCCGAGGAGGCCGAGGCCCAGCAGGGTGCCGCGCGCCCCGCCGGGGCCGGGGCCGACGCGGCCGCCACGCCGACCGAGTGGACGCTGCTCCGGATCTGCGCCGGGCTGCTCGGCCGGACCGACCTCGGCCCCTCGGACAACTTCCTGGACGCGGGAGGGACTTCGGTCACCGCCGCGCGACTGCTCGCCGCGCTGGAGGAGGAGTTCGAGGTCCGGCTGCGGGCCCCGTCGCTGCTGCGCCAGCCCGATCTGCGCGCGGTGGCCCGGCTGGTCGACGAGCGCCGTCCGGGCGCCGTCACGGACTGA